Within Lolium rigidum isolate FL_2022 chromosome 5, APGP_CSIRO_Lrig_0.1, whole genome shotgun sequence, the genomic segment GCGACACTTATTCTAGTAAAAAGGTAATAGGAGGTGGCAAATATTACCTAGCGGAGGACTGAATTCGCAGATAGTTAGATATCCTGCTCTGAAGGTAGGTAAAACTGTACGCCCTCCCTGCGTCAAACGCGGCCACATCTCGCAGGGTCTTCTTCCTCACGTCGACGGCGAGCATCCACGCCCTCCGGTCCGACCCCTTGGCCTTGGCCATGATGTAAACGACATCTTCTTCGTGCAAGCTCAgagcaggttgttctccatggaacTTCCCCATGTCATGGAGGCAAGGGGgaagttccggatgaaacttgtcCACCGGCACCTTGAAAATGTCGAGCCCGCAGTCTTTGCGCCAGCTATGCCATGGGTCGTCTGCCATCTCCCATGCCGTGGCTTTCCAGTATCTCGTAActagggtggtggtgctggtcATGGCGTGCTGCTTCACCTTGAATCGCATCTCGAAGAACTTGATGCGACCATGGACGACGGCGATGTCTCGGACATCGGATGGAGATCCCTCGCGCTCCGTGctcggcgacggcggcagcgGGATGTAGCGAAGCATGGCGTCATCGTCGTGCACGGCGTGGAGGTCGCAGAATAGCATGCCATGCCATAGGTCGACCCACGCCATCGAGCCGCGTTCGCCACCGATGGCGAGCACTTTTGTCGGGCGGAAGCTCGCGCGCGCGTACCACTCCGGCTTGTCCACCCGCATCAGCCTGCTGGTCCACGTCCAGGTCCTCGAGTCGAACAGGTGGAGGTCGAACCGCTTACCGTCGGCGCCCTCCACCACCTCGATCGAGGCGACGAGGAACTCGCCGCCGTTGCCACCGCGTAAGCGCAGGATGCCGGCGCAGGAGAGGTGGCGGGGTACACCGAGCAGGCGAAGCGTCGACGCGGCGCCGGCGGCCTGGTAGATGTAGTACTCCATGATGAAACGGGTGGGGAAGGTGTTTTGCGAAGGGTTTATGGGGACTCGGAGCAGAACTAGGTCGTCCGCGGCCGCTAGGACCGTGGGGAAGCCGCGGAACTGGTTGGGCTCCACGTCGTTGCAGTGGACGGTGAAGCAGGAGACACGCGGCGGGCGCGCCGCCCAGAAGGTCACGCGGATGGCATCGCGCCCCGTCGAGAGGCACGCGTTGGCGGTGCTCGCGTTGGTGCGGTCGTCGATGTAGCCCCGGATGTCCAGGAGGATCGACTCGGGAGGCGAGCCTAGGTCTTCGGCCAAGTGGATGGGCGGGCCGGCATCAGCATCGGCATCGCcggcatcctcttcttcctccgtgAAGGACTCGTACTCGTCCTCGTCTGTGGAGGTGTCATACTCATCCTCGCTGCCATGCCCCATCCTGATCTCATCGTCCTCGACGACGGTAAGGGACGAGAGATCGAATTGACTATCTTCATCCTCCATCTGCACGGGGGACAAGTTCCTGATTTTGTTTATGGAGAGAATCTTTTGAGGGTTCTACGAGATGGAGCTTTTCCTTTTAGATCGTGAAACTCCGAACAAAGGTCTGTCCGTGACCAACACGAATTAAGTGCTCGAGTAAATATGGTTCTGAACTTCTAATAATTAATCCAATCCAACTTTTCGGCAGATTGAGAACAATATGTCGGTCGGTTAAATAGTACTTCACGACGActctaataatattgatttgaTACAATAGATAATCCATTAAGTAACcaatttttttttagaacacagaacgcagacgctcacaaacacgcacgtacaaacacccctatgaacgcacgcacactctacccctatgagcacctttgagggactgagccggcatatcttgaggttgacgacgtCGCTATTGACGGGCacatcacctaccactgaaaacaTAGCGCCTGCTAAATTctagaataaatccaggtaaatgtaaACACTCGTGCTAAGACTTAAACTTGGGTGGACTGGTTCCACCATAAgagacctaagagcatctccactcgtctccccgagaagcccccacgagccgttttttacatccggacggcgaaaaatggcccagtcgcgcccccaggttctcgttttcatccggatttgagcctaaattcatccggcgatcccacgccatcccggcACCGGGAAGCGCTCGAGGACtcggatggagcaaaaccaatcgcccacgcccacgtgtctcctctttcgtccggactccccgggccatcctctttttcctcgagaaacgccgcttggggagcacacgactggaaatatactgccccccaggccaaactttcgtccaatccggatgaaaatttcgccggatttgggtggggagcgtcaacgagtggggatgctctaaccacCAGAGTCATGCTCTGTTTGCATTAAGTAACCAATTTTATAAAGTCTGATTTAAGGTAAATAATTTAAAATTGTGTGAATACAAAAGTTTATATCGCGTCCAGTCGGACTCCCCCATACAAGTTCGTCCGGTTGGACCCCTCCCGAGCCCAAGACAGCGAGTTGGTCCGACCAGGCGATCGATCCAGAGCAGCCCCGCGTTCCCAACTCCCGGAACCGGAGATGGAGGCGGATGCGCTGCCCGGCTGGCTGGCGGGGATGGAGCTGGCCAGCAGCGGCGAGGTGGCGGCGACCGGCCGAGGGAAGAAGAAGGCGCTCAGGAAGGTCCGCGGCCGCGAGAAGAAGCCCTCCTCGTACAGGAACAATCGCCGGGAGCGGGAACGCGAGGAGTTCATCAAGTTCCTCAGGGAGGAGGTGCCCAGGGAGACGAGGGAGGAGGACTACGTCGACGATTACCGCGACCTCTGGGACTGTCTCTTCTCCGACCGCTTCGGTTCCTTCGACGACCAAAGTGAGTGCGTCTCAAATCGCATCTCTTGTGTGTGTTCTCCCCTTCTACTGTTGGCAAATGTCAAGTAGGAAACTATGAACGACAAAACCAAATTACATATTGATTCGATTAGAGACCTCTTCGCGTACGTAGGGGAATTGGCCCCGTCAGTATATATTAGGATGCATGATGGTAACATGGATGAGAAACTATCAACATTACAAGTATTTACATCTAACTGAATATAATTATCATGCTGAAAAATAAACGAATTGAAACTAACAACTAGCTCTCCAACTCCTTGAAGGATAGGTGCCACAACCGATCGAGAATCATGGCGATTGTTCCAGAGTGAAATAACCTCCAGCCCTCCAGGCAATCCGTCTCCATCACCACTTTAGAATAGCCTCGTAACCGAGCGAAAATGACACCATCTCGCACAGCTAAAGCTTCGGTGATGAGCGGATCAGTAATACCCTCGTAGGGCTTGCTCCAAGCACCATGGAAGGCCGAGCCTGATCTCGTGACCCCTCTGGCGCCTCCTTTCCGAGCAACCAATGACAATCCTCCTCAGGCGGTCGCCATCCATGGCTTGGCAAGGTAGCTGCACATCTCTTTGGAATATCCAGCACCGCCAGCGATTCTTTGGCCATCTTGACTGAATGGACAGGGTCCAATGGACAGGCAGCGGAGTAGACTCCAATGGACCCTTAAGGGGGATTCCTGCACAGCCTACTTTCACGCTTTTGCCAATGGGAGGCGAAGGAAATGCATGATCCCTAGACTTATCACCAATGAGGGTGAGCTTACCGCTCAAGAAGACATGATGGGTCATGTCTACCAATTCTACCATGGTCTGTTGGGCacggagggggaggagagggcctTCTCCCTCGCACCCAATCTTTGGCCTGAGGGCAAAAGGGTCGGGGAGGACGAAAATAGGGCTCTCGAGCTTACCTTCACCGGGGACGAGCTGGATGAGGTCCTGGCTGGCATGAAGCAGGACTCGGCACCAGGCCCTGATGGCTTCCCTGTCCTCTTCTTTAAGACGTTCTGGGGAACTCTTAAGGCTCCTATCCTTCAGATGCTCAACGATTTTGTCCTAGGGAGGATCGACGTTGCTCGCCTTAACTTTGGGGTGATCTCCCTTATTCCTAAATCCCAAGGCGCTGACAACATCAAGCAGTTTAGGCCTATTGCTCTTATCAATGTTGTTTTTAAATTCATTGCTAAAGCTTACGCCACTCGTCTAGCTCCGGTTGCGCTTAGGACAATTGATCGTAGCCAAACCGCGTTCATCAAGGGTAGAAGCCTGCACGAGGGCGTGCTGGCTCTACATGAGATTGCTCATGAATTGAGAGTCAAAAAGCTGCGAGGGCTCATCCTcaagcttgattttgagaaggccttcTCCGCAAGGGTTTCTCTCCCATGATTGTACACCGACTTCTGCAGTTGGTCTCGGGCGGCCAGACTGCAGTAAATGTCAATGGTGTCATTGGTGGATACTTCCGAAATGCTCGAGGAGTGCGACAAGGGGATCCTCTCTCCCCGATTCTATTTGACTTTGTGGTGGACTCTTTAGCGGCCATTATTGCTAGGGCCAGCGAGTCGGGGCACCTCCAGGGGGTCGTGCCACACCTCATTCCGGGTGGTGTTACCCACCTCCAATACGCGAACGACACCACGATCCTCCTTGACCCCTCGGACGTCGGCGTGGCAAACCTTAAGCTACTTGCTCCTTTGTTTCGAGAACATGTCGAGCTCAAGATCAACTTTGCGAAGAGCGAAGTGGTTGTGGCTGGGGTCCGCGGCCGGGAGCGGGCGAGGGTAGCCGATGCCCTTAACTGCAAGCTAGGGAGCTTGCCGTTTACGTACCTTGGCCTTCCTGTTAGCGACAGTGGCGGACTGGAATTTCCTCACTGAGAAGGTTGGCCACAGGGTGGAACCTTGGCAAGGATTGTTCCTCGCCTCCGCTGCGAGGCTAGAACTTACCAATTCTTGCCTCTCTAGTCTGCCGTTGTTCGCAATGGGGCTCTACCTCTTGCACGATGCGACTCATGGGGCCATGAATCGGCATCGTtcccgcttcttttgggaggGAGTGGGCACCAAGCGCAAATACCACATGGTTGGTCGGGCTACGGTGTGCAAGCCTAAGGCGTTTGGAGGATTGGGTATCACGAACACGAAGTCCATGAATATCGCTCTCATGCTAAAATGGATTTGGAAGATCTACCAAAACGAGCAAGGGGCCGTGGGCGGACCCTGCGAGGGCCAAATACCGGGCGACAACGGCACTGTTCTCCCCTACGGTGCCCACCAAGGGCTCCCAGTTCTGGAATGCCATCCAGAAGATTAAATGGTACTTCAAGATGGGGGCCAGGCACAAGGTGCGCAATGGGAGGCGGACCTATTTCTGGCTTGACTGGTGGACGAGTTCGGGACCCTTGCGTCTGTCCTTCCCGCGGCTCTTCGCTTGCTGTGACAACCACTTCGCCACTGTGGAAGGCGTCCGCAACAACGATGGCTGGCGGATCAGATTCAGACGCTCCTTCGGTCTCGCTGAGACGGTGGAATGGGAGAACCTTTGCAGGATTTTTGATCTTAACCCTGTTTTAGAGGGGGAGGATGAAGTCCGCTGGGCATTGGAGGCTTCCGGGGAATATTCCACCAACTCAATGTACTGCAAGTTGTCCCAGGGTGGGGCAATTGCCCACTTCAAAGAGGTTTGGCGCACTAGGGTGCCGCCTAAGATCCGTGTCTTCCTTTGGCAGCTCATCAGGGGTAGGCTCCCGGCAGGGGACCAGCTGGTGAAGCGGAGGGGCCCCTCCGACGGCGGTTGTGCCCTGCGTGGGGAATGGGAAACTTGCGACCACATCTTCTTCAAGTGTCATATCGCTAAATTCATGTGGGCATGAATTAGGGAACTCCTGCACTGCTCCTGGAACCCGGCAGGGGCCGCGGATTTCATTGCCATTGTTAATGGCCTTTCGGGTCGTCTCCGTAGGTTAGCGTGGTATACCTTCGCGGCTCAGTGTTGGGCCCTTTGGAACATCCGCAACAAGCTAGCTATAGAGGGATCCCTGATCAACAATCCGGCTGACGCCATCTTCAAAATGTCTATTCAtagctggagggttctggtcagaccgagggacTTACCGCTGCTGGACGCGGCGCTGGACGAGGTTAGGAGACTTCATCGGCGGCTTCGAAACGATGATGGTGGATGATGCGGACGGACGGGGGGTGGGATGGCCGGCTCCTTTCTGCTTTTCTTGTAGTCGCTTGATGCTCTCTTCATGATAGACTGGCTGGTATCCGTGGTTTGTAATAACTAAGGCATCAGACTATTCGCTTGGGTTGTGTGTGTTGTATCGCTACTATGTCTTGtgagctttatatataaagctgggCCAAGGGCCTTCCCTTTAAAAAAATGGACAGGGTCCTGTCATGTGTCCAGATATTCCTTGAACTCCAGATCGCTCACATTGTAGTAATCATCTTGGCCCGAACTGAGTCAGAAAAGCGCGAGTCACAAGTGATATCTCGCGCCCATGTAAGCGGATGAAGCTTAGGCAGTATGAAATCTAGCCAGCCCTGTGCTTCTTCCCAGAATCTTCTGCATGCATGCTCACAATGAACCAAAGCATGCAAGATCCTCGTCCATAGCTAAGCGGATTTTGCATCTACTTATTTCAGCGATATGCCTATGCTTCAAGACAGTCTCAACAGGGAGAATGCCACGAAGAACCCTCCACCAGAAGACACGTACTTTTGGCATAACATTTAGTTTGCAGAGAGTAGACCACATCTGTTTTTCAGAAGCTGAGGATTCAGTAATCGTCCCTTCATCTAGAGCTAATTGCTCATTGCGATTCATTAGAGCACGATACGTTGTTTTAACAGAATATATACCTGATTTCTCCAAAGACCAGGCATATGAGTCAACTCCCCCATCACATCTCAAAGGAATATTTAAAATAGCATCTGCCCTTCAGGCGCAATAAAATTCCTTCTGACCATCTCAATCTTCTAGGAACCAATATCATGATCAATTAGATCAGAGACCATGTttatttcctcaagttcatcacCATTCATAAGTTGTACTGACGGTCTCATCGAACGACACCCTGGTATCCACTGATCGTGCCAAACTGACACTGAGTTGCCGTCTCCGATACGCTTAATTAAACCCACCTGCAGAGCATCTCTGCCTGCAACAATTGCTCGCCATGTAGCTGACAAGCTCCTAGAATTGCTATCTAATTGTAGTATGATCACATTTTTGCTTCGTGCAGCGGCACTTGGCCCGATGCGCCATACCTTCGGACCAATCCCGCCGTACGCCGCTTCCGACTGTACCTTGCAGATCTTCTACATCCGAGTCGCCGAGATCAGCAAAGGTGGTCTCCAGTGGCCTCTGCATGTCCATGGCTTGGTTGCCGTCAGGGACTCTGTAGATCACAATCGCAACTTCCTCTTCAACCGGGCAAGGGATGACTGCCAAATTCTCACCCAAGAGGTGACCACCATTTATCTAACCTTACCTTGCTGTCTGTTTAGTTTGCCTCTTTTATTTTTCCCTTCATTCTCCTGCTACTATCTAGTAGACTGTCAATCAATATGGTCGATTAACTGATGATAATGATGCTTGCAGGATCCATTTTTGATATTAACTGGTCCATGTCGTGCGCTCCTGTTAATTGACCCGATTACTATTGAAGTTCAGCTCAAAGTAAAGAGCAAAGCAGAGCCTGAAAAGGATGAAGTACTGGCTTTCAGAGTCTTCGACTACCACAAAGCTTACCATTCTGATGAGGTGGAATCTCCACGGATCCTCTGCAAGCGCTGCACGCTTGAGTTCGCATACGCGCCGCTGCTTCCTTCAGTTGAGGCCACCGTCACCCTCCAAGTTGTCGATGGGTCATGGGACGATCGTTTCCAAGGAGTTGTCACATGCCGTACTACCAGATTGAAAAAAGGGGAGATGGTGTTGCTTGACTCTCGGGATGGAAAAATGCCTGTCGATTCGGATGGTGTGATCGAGCTTTCGAGGCGTGTTGTTTCTGTAGAAGAAAGGGGACAACTGTTAGTTTCCGTGCTGGCCCGTCCGATGGGTAATGACCAAGGTTTGGTTGCAACGGAGGATACTGCTGTCTTTACACAGATGAACGCCGGCACAAGCCGTGGCACGTGCCATCTAGGTTTCTGCAAGATGCAAGTTACTGTTGCTTGGTCCCTTCTTTCTACCCTGGAAGACGTGTGGCTTGCTGATGAACACGGTGTATCTTGAGGGTTTTGTGGATTGTTTCGACCAGTTTAGCCTTTTTAGTGGTGTATATCTGCTGAAACTTGTTGGTAATACAAGGACAGAACGCACGTGTCGGTGTATGTACTGCAGAAGATAAGGACAGAAAGTCTCAATGAGGACCTGTCACATTTTGAACCTTGTTGAAACAGGTATAGTTGAGATTTTTGTGTTGCCGGTGGTTATTGTTTCCATATACTGCATGCTGCTAGCTAGGGACTAACAAGAAAATTCTGTTTTTCATAGACGACCGGAGCTGAGGGCTGGGAGCAGTTCATGTCCATTCTAGAGCCAATTGTTGCACATACATTGCGGTGATTCAGAGTCTGATAATTCAGAGTGGGGATATAGGATGGCATCAAAAACTGATTCAGGTTTTTGCGCAACTCTTGTTTGGAGAAATGCCCCGAATCCAAACATGCACTGAGTTTCTCTCGTACCTGTGATGGAACTTCCCACCTGATATAGGACCACGGCAACAAGGATGACTTTGTATGTTTATTACATCTACTATTTGTAACACTGTCATCTGGATCTGAATTTCTTGTTGCATCGTGATTGTTGCCATGAACACACTAGTTTGTAGTCAACTAGTCATGGTCTGTTTAAAGAATACGTAACCTAGATAGGCCTCAGTACCTGAACGAGTTCTTCAGTTATGACAGCTCACAGTGACTCTGAGATACCTTGCCCATTTTACATTTTTATCAGCTGCCAGTAACTTTGATGTACTCCCTCCCTCCGTTCCGATCAAATTGAGGGAGAACCTACATACTCGTCCACGTGGCCACCATTGGGGTTGTAGCAATGAACAAAACAAAATTCACTTTTTGTTACGGTTAAGATTAAAATTTTCCGTACTAGCGAGACAACGGGAAACTAAATTTCTTATTTGAAATCCCCATGTTCCTCTGCTGGTTCTCTTAGATGAAGTGCATGCGCTCACGAATCCCCAAACATCGACTCCTCATGATATTCCCTGCAGTGAGAACTGCTGTCTGGCCCTTGAATTGCCACATCAGCTAATTATTACGAACAGTTTGAAAATGTGACCAGCATAGAGTACATCGCATTAACATTAATTATTGCATGACAGTAAAGGAGAACGTGTTTATACCATAGAAACAAGAAAGGAACTAAGGGAGTATCAGACCAACACATCAGTTTTAGCCATCAAGCAAAAATCCCGAAACCAGAGTAAGGTCTACAGGACGGGGATAAGAGGGTGATATTCTTGATAAGCACCAAGGATCtcatgttcacaaacttttgctgCTTGCAATGACCCTGAAGAGAAGGCAAGTCAAAACCAGTGCCAATCAGATTCTCAGCCTGACAATATCCGGAAAAAACACTAACACGGTAGAACAAATTATACATTTGAACCCAGCCAGAGTCATCAGCATTCCCTTTGCACCTGTCACCTGCTTGTGTAACTGGACGTCTGCTAGAATCAACCGCATTCGCTTTGTACATGTTACCTGCTTGTGTAAGAAGCAGTCCTTCTGAACTTGCGAAGTCAGGATGTTTGTTCCATCCCTTTGGAACTGCGAGAAAGGAATAGCGCATGCTTTTAGTAAAAAATGCTAGGTGCAAAACCAAATCACA encodes:
- the LOC124657419 gene encoding uncharacterized protein LOC124657419, which produces MEADALPGWLAGMELASSGEVAATGRGKKKALRKVRGREKKPSSYRNNRREREREEFIKFLREEVPRETREEDYVDDYRDLWDCLFSDRFGSFDDQTALGPMRHTFGPIPPYAASDCTLQIFYIRVAEISKGGLQWPLHVHGLVAVRDSVDHNRNFLFNRARDDCQILTQEDPFLILTGPCRALLLIDPITIEVQLKVKSKAEPEKDEVLAFRVFDYHKAYHSDEVESPRILCKRCTLEFAYAPLLPSVEATVTLQVVDGSWDDRFQGVVTCRTTRLKKGEMVLLDSRDGKMPVDSDGVIELSRRVVSVEERGQLLVSVLARPMGNDQGLVATEDTAVFTQMNAGTSRGTCHLGFCKMQVTVAWSLLSTLEDVWLADEHGVS